A part of Leptospira neocaledonica genomic DNA contains:
- the scpB gene encoding SMC-Scp complex subunit ScpB, giving the protein MIEALLFLSGEPLKLASIAKSIDCEKQEARDILDELILDYQEKDGGFVLREIAGSYQFSTNEKYSEILARLFKEKKREQLSRSSLDTLAIIAYKQPITLSEIDDIRGVSSRAMVTSLISKKLVKPVGNKEVPGRPALYGTTKEFLIHFGLNKLTDLPAPVEVKELKFENLDDLIENGQE; this is encoded by the coding sequence CTGATAGAAGCGCTGCTTTTCCTTTCCGGGGAGCCGCTTAAACTAGCCAGTATCGCAAAATCCATAGACTGTGAAAAACAGGAAGCTCGTGATATTTTGGATGAGCTGATTTTGGATTACCAAGAGAAGGACGGAGGTTTCGTTCTTAGAGAGATTGCTGGCTCTTATCAATTTTCTACGAACGAAAAATATTCTGAAATTTTAGCAAGGCTCTTCAAAGAGAAGAAGAGAGAACAATTATCCCGTTCCAGTTTGGATACTTTGGCGATTATCGCATATAAACAACCGATCACATTATCCGAAATTGATGATATACGTGGAGTATCTTCTAGAGCGATGGTGACTTCTCTTATTTCTAAAAAACTGGTAAAACCTGTAGGTAATAAAGAAGTCCCCGGACGACCGGCGTTGTATGGAACCACTAAGGAATTTTTGATACATTTCGGATTAAATAAACTGACCGATTTACCTGCTCCTGTGGAAGTGAAGGAATTAAAATTCGAAAACCTGGATGATTTAATAGAGAATGGCCAAGAATGA
- the pheA gene encoding prephenate dehydratase gives MAKNDDKLREFRNKIDSLDKEIVKAIQARAEIASEIGEIKRENNEPIYRPDREKDVYEKILGLNGGPLPDKVLIAIYREIMSGSFSVEKGLKIGYLGPEGSFSHQAVRARFGTSVEATEFPSIPEVFRAVETDKADYGVVPVENSSEGLVNSTLDQFLVSDLNIYSEIYLKIHLNLLGFEHDLSKIKTLYGIKIANSQCRNWIAANLPHVEVSETPSTSRAASIVAEKKEACAAVASSIAAEIYGLDLVRESIEDMSDNTTRFLIIGKNQCPPTGSDKTSVVFSIPDKPGSLYNVLKPIFDKGINMTKVESRPTRRTSWEYNFFIDFLGHKTDPKIEEVLNVLKENTIYLRILGSYPISPPNP, from the coding sequence ATGGCCAAGAATGACGACAAACTGAGAGAGTTCAGGAACAAGATCGATTCCCTGGACAAAGAAATCGTAAAGGCTATCCAGGCCAGGGCGGAGATTGCCTCCGAGATCGGCGAGATCAAACGAGAGAATAACGAACCTATCTATCGCCCTGATAGAGAGAAGGACGTTTACGAAAAAATCCTTGGACTGAATGGTGGACCACTTCCGGACAAGGTATTGATCGCAATTTATAGAGAGATCATGTCCGGCTCCTTCTCAGTGGAGAAAGGTTTAAAAATCGGTTATCTAGGACCGGAAGGATCTTTTTCTCACCAAGCAGTTCGTGCTAGATTCGGAACTTCTGTCGAAGCCACAGAGTTTCCTTCTATTCCGGAAGTATTCCGTGCTGTAGAAACCGACAAGGCGGATTACGGAGTGGTTCCTGTGGAAAATTCTTCCGAAGGACTTGTGAACTCTACTCTGGATCAGTTTTTAGTTTCAGATCTAAATATTTATTCGGAAATTTATCTTAAGATCCATTTGAATCTTTTAGGATTCGAACATGATCTTTCTAAGATCAAAACTTTATACGGCATCAAGATCGCAAATTCACAATGTAGAAATTGGATCGCTGCAAATCTTCCTCATGTAGAAGTTTCGGAAACTCCTTCTACATCTAGAGCCGCAAGTATTGTTGCGGAGAAGAAGGAGGCCTGCGCTGCAGTGGCTTCTTCCATCGCTGCTGAAATTTACGGCCTAGATCTGGTCCGAGAATCCATCGAAGATATGTCGGACAATACCACCAGATTTTTGATCATAGGTAAAAACCAATGTCCTCCCACTGGGAGTGATAAAACTTCCGTTGTGTTTTCCATCCCGGATAAACCCGGATCTTTGTACAATGTGCTAAAACCGATCTTTGATAAAGGGATCAATATGACCAAGGTGGAGTCCAGGCCTACTCGTAGGACTTCTTGGGAGTATAACTTCTTCATAGATTTTTTAGGTCATAAAACGGATCCTAAGATCGAAGAGGTCTTAAACGTATTAAAAGAAAATACAATCTATCTCAGGATTTTGGGGTCTTATCCGATCTCTCCACCTAACCCGTGA
- a CDS encoding chemotaxis protein CheW, translated as MAGVLGEYTELFLEESEDQIEELNANLLKLEKDQSDPQTINDIFRAAHSLKSSAAFVGLYNLSDLAHKMENLLQSIRDGKLAVNLSLVNLLFQCFDLIKNVIVNVSAGKKVDTPYTDMIQRLEAYEKNPDVAAASSVSGKSVSGSATPVAKHEELPGNGIDLDADDQKEIEEILRNGSGKPWLLKVGLKKDSPMKGLRYTLIVQNLKNLGHVFRTKPSGEELENGTEAPYLSILIVSSESQEELTKAANVDMVENLMIQEFKLSGYSDSGASSSYQLDEEERSSEAKITLKSIKVSSDKLDQLMNNVGELVITNSGFQKIYDDLLRTFGDDQLFNELKGRIDLINRISKELQSGIMNIRMVPISTVFRRFSRLVRDLSLETGKSVDLVLNGESTELDKKVIDALGEPLLHLIRNSVDHGIESPEDRKRLGKPETGTVELNAYQGGSNIMVEIRDDGRGLDLEKIRKKAIEKGLVSETDAAALEESDIYQFIFAPGFSTADKITDISGRGVGMNVVNSLIQEFKGKILIQSQKGSGTSFVLSFPQALAIIPSILIVMEEEVYAFPLSEVNETIKVNNEQITTLEGNEIINLRGEVLPIYRLNRILGLQDKTDREEFPVVIVQYKGRKLGFMVDELVGKHETVIKSLEKNFKNIKGLTGASIMGDGTIIMVLDIPGLVEFAAELEENARYVNYHLETMKRISTIRTIETEEEKYIQKTSNPTNVYNHKLHEITTRERERRKKSERKKADESKKVIVAKEELEREVSSTPIKTTMEIRPSEDKLITSTDSPSELSSNTAVLERPAAKKEGMEEAYRSHINELISDSPVSDEERKRADHIIEGFLEQKKQRMMSVSHSKEFTGNLSKEQIKKIESVVNTGMMNAGMVLSQILNRNVDLFIPEIIMNDKEGLASEIRFSDDKFYGMKVRMTGDLNGNMLMMFSRENAKNLARELLDTTASGDTLDDDTKSVLSEIANIVCASVLNSISNKAKVGVMPDVPELVEGTFLEVLDVVKPERTKFLSMLTEFNHEGNNLLGVLLFLPDFDELMSLLPKF; from the coding sequence ATGGCAGGAGTACTTGGCGAATACACAGAACTCTTTTTGGAAGAATCCGAAGATCAGATAGAAGAATTAAATGCAAATCTTCTAAAACTGGAAAAGGACCAATCTGATCCTCAGACCATCAACGATATTTTTCGGGCGGCTCACTCTTTAAAAAGTTCCGCTGCTTTCGTTGGACTGTATAATCTTTCCGATCTTGCTCACAAAATGGAGAATCTTCTCCAGAGTATCCGGGATGGAAAACTTGCAGTCAATCTCTCCCTGGTAAATCTACTCTTCCAATGTTTTGATCTTATCAAGAACGTGATCGTGAATGTTTCTGCCGGTAAAAAGGTAGATACTCCTTATACGGACATGATCCAAAGACTCGAAGCTTACGAAAAAAATCCGGATGTTGCTGCAGCTTCAAGTGTTTCCGGAAAATCTGTTTCGGGGTCTGCTACTCCAGTTGCTAAACATGAAGAACTTCCTGGGAATGGGATTGATCTGGATGCAGACGATCAAAAAGAAATAGAAGAAATCCTTCGAAACGGTTCCGGAAAACCTTGGCTCTTAAAAGTGGGACTCAAAAAAGATTCTCCGATGAAGGGTTTACGTTATACTCTTATTGTCCAAAATCTAAAAAACTTGGGCCATGTATTTCGTACCAAACCAAGCGGAGAAGAATTGGAGAATGGAACAGAGGCTCCATATCTTTCTATCCTGATCGTAAGTTCCGAATCCCAAGAAGAACTTACCAAGGCTGCTAACGTAGACATGGTGGAAAACCTGATGATCCAAGAATTTAAACTCAGCGGTTATTCGGATTCAGGAGCTTCTTCTTCCTATCAACTCGATGAAGAAGAGAGAAGTAGCGAAGCAAAAATTACTTTAAAAAGTATTAAAGTATCTTCCGACAAATTGGATCAACTCATGAATAATGTGGGCGAGCTTGTGATCACAAACTCAGGCTTCCAGAAAATTTATGACGATCTTCTCCGCACATTCGGGGACGATCAGTTGTTCAATGAACTTAAAGGTCGTATCGATCTTATCAATCGTATCTCCAAAGAACTCCAATCCGGTATCATGAATATCCGGATGGTTCCCATTTCCACAGTCTTCCGTCGTTTCTCTCGTTTAGTTAGAGATCTTTCTTTAGAAACCGGAAAATCGGTGGATCTGGTCTTGAACGGAGAGTCCACCGAGTTGGACAAAAAAGTGATCGATGCTTTAGGGGAGCCGCTTTTACACCTGATCCGAAACTCTGTGGATCACGGGATTGAATCTCCTGAAGATAGAAAAAGGTTAGGCAAACCGGAAACTGGAACCGTCGAGTTGAACGCTTACCAAGGCGGTAGCAATATTATGGTAGAGATCCGTGACGATGGTCGCGGATTGGATCTAGAAAAGATCCGCAAAAAAGCAATAGAGAAGGGACTCGTTTCCGAAACAGACGCAGCTGCTTTAGAAGAAAGTGATATTTATCAATTCATCTTTGCTCCTGGTTTCTCCACTGCAGATAAGATCACCGATATCTCCGGTCGCGGTGTTGGAATGAATGTGGTAAACAGCCTCATCCAAGAATTCAAAGGTAAGATCCTCATCCAATCTCAGAAAGGATCCGGAACTTCTTTTGTTCTATCCTTCCCTCAAGCACTCGCGATCATTCCTTCTATCCTCATCGTAATGGAAGAAGAAGTATACGCTTTCCCACTTTCAGAAGTGAACGAAACTATCAAGGTAAACAACGAACAGATCACTACTCTGGAAGGAAATGAGATCATCAATTTGAGAGGAGAGGTTCTTCCTATCTACAGATTGAATCGTATCTTGGGTCTTCAGGACAAAACTGACAGAGAAGAATTCCCAGTTGTTATCGTTCAATATAAAGGCCGCAAATTAGGCTTCATGGTGGACGAACTAGTTGGAAAACACGAAACAGTTATCAAATCCTTAGAGAAAAATTTCAAAAATATCAAAGGACTTACTGGGGCTTCCATCATGGGAGATGGAACTATTATTATGGTTCTAGATATTCCTGGACTTGTGGAATTTGCCGCCGAGTTGGAAGAGAATGCAAGATATGTGAATTATCATCTGGAAACGATGAAACGTATCAGCACCATCCGCACAATCGAAACGGAAGAAGAGAAATATATCCAAAAAACTTCTAACCCAACTAATGTTTATAATCATAAACTTCATGAGATCACTACTCGGGAAAGAGAACGTCGTAAGAAGAGCGAACGTAAAAAAGCGGACGAGTCCAAAAAGGTAATCGTAGCAAAAGAAGAACTCGAAAGAGAAGTTTCTTCTACTCCGATTAAGACCACTATGGAGATCCGACCTTCCGAAGACAAATTGATCACTTCTACCGATAGTCCTTCTGAACTTTCTTCCAATACCGCGGTTCTGGAAAGACCTGCCGCCAAAAAAGAAGGAATGGAAGAAGCCTACAGATCTCATATCAATGAATTGATCTCCGATTCTCCAGTTTCCGACGAAGAAAGAAAAAGAGCGGATCATATTATAGAAGGTTTCTTAGAGCAGAAAAAACAGAGAATGATGTCTGTTTCTCACTCTAAAGAATTCACAGGAAACTTGAGCAAGGAACAGATCAAGAAGATTGAATCTGTGGTTAATACTGGTATGATGAATGCCGGTATGGTGCTTTCTCAGATCCTGAATAGGAACGTGGATCTGTTTATTCCTGAAATTATCATGAATGACAAGGAAGGTCTGGCTTCTGAGATCCGTTTCTCTGACGATAAATTCTACGGAATGAAAGTCAGAATGACTGGCGATTTGAACGGGAACATGCTTATGATGTTCTCCAGAGAGAATGCCAAAAATTTAGCTAGAGAACTTTTGGATACTACTGCAAGCGGAGATACTTTGGACGATGATACTAAAAGTGTTCTGTCCGAGATCGCAAACATAGTTTGTGCCTCCGTTTTGAACTCCATTTCCAATAAGGCGAAAGTGGGTGTGATGCCGGATGTCCCTGAACTTGTGGAAGGAACCTTCCTGGAAGTTCTGGATGTTGTTAAACCGGAAAGAACTAAGTTCTTAAGTATGCTCACTGAATTTAATCATGAGGGAAACAACCTGTTAGGAGTACTTTTATTCCTTCCGGACTTCGACGAACTCATGAGTTTGCTTCCGAAATTTTAA
- a CDS encoding segregation and condensation protein A, whose protein sequence is MERENATQSFVVQWNNSEGGITEGPLSLLWSLIESYKVDIFEVSLSQITQDFLNFIKISASIHIDMGAEYALMAANLVYLKSKALLPDPGFEEEDYDPPLPPELVEKLLEHKKFQLTAQKMGDVDKVQAGVFSRETNQVIDESESWLDLSLLDLISAFNEILEKREDEAEIPALLTAPHRYSVEEKMGTISELLVERSDISFEELFSTVRPEKAEIVAVFLAMLELCKQRIVSIRQHKTFGEIRIFLVGEPWNATKPA, encoded by the coding sequence ATGGAAAGAGAAAACGCCACACAATCCTTCGTAGTTCAATGGAATAATTCCGAAGGTGGTATTACGGAGGGACCTTTAAGTCTTCTCTGGTCTCTTATAGAAAGTTATAAGGTGGATATATTTGAAGTATCCCTTTCTCAAATCACCCAAGACTTTCTAAACTTCATTAAGATTTCTGCAAGTATTCATATAGACATGGGAGCGGAATACGCTCTTATGGCCGCTAATTTAGTTTATCTCAAATCCAAAGCTTTATTACCCGATCCAGGTTTCGAGGAAGAAGATTATGATCCTCCTCTTCCCCCTGAGCTCGTCGAAAAACTTTTAGAACATAAAAAATTCCAATTAACCGCCCAGAAAATGGGGGATGTGGACAAGGTCCAGGCTGGAGTATTCTCCAGAGAAACCAATCAGGTTATAGACGAGTCCGAATCCTGGCTGGATCTAAGCCTTTTAGACCTAATTTCCGCATTTAATGAGATCTTGGAAAAACGGGAAGACGAAGCTGAGATTCCCGCTTTACTTACCGCGCCCCACCGGTATTCTGTCGAAGAAAAGATGGGTACCATTTCCGAACTGCTCGTCGAACGTTCGGATATCTCCTTTGAAGAATTGTTTTCTACGGTTAGACCTGAGAAAGCCGAGATAGTAGCCGTCTTTCTGGCAATGTTGGAGCTCTGCAAACAGAGAATTGTATCCATCCGCCAGCATAAAACTTTCGGCGAAATCCGTATATTCTTGGTGGGAGAACCGTGGAACGCGACAAAGCCGGCTTAA
- the aroA gene encoding 3-phosphoshikimate 1-carboxyvinyltransferase, protein MIPRILSSTGREITVPGDKSLSHRSVLFSVLSKGTSHVSGFLEAEDPLNTMKAFTQLGLKVEKISKGEYVFTSPGKNSLQSPKSVLDFGNAGTGIRLSAGLLCGISGVKATLTGDHSLQKRPMSRIIKPLNSMGASISGKEDKAPLEILGKKLADFHYKSPIASAQVKSCLMLAAMASETSLEYEEDILSRDHTENMFRFLGNKLTYLSPTHFKMEPPYTFEAKEFKVPGDISSAAFFLVLGVLLKEGSVLVKNVGLNPSRIGILHALEAMGAKILVHNQRIECGEPVGDLEAVSSNLRFSEIKEEWIPSLIDEIPILTIAGLFAKGGFIIRHAEELRAKESDRISAMVENLRNLGITVHEYPDGYEIPEIGSSVYSSELSSWLSGNAVNIFTKMDHRIAMSFMIVQAVSGLKVHLDETSWIETSFPGFESLLEGFVQ, encoded by the coding sequence ATGATTCCAAGAATCCTTAGTTCAACCGGAAGAGAAATTACAGTTCCGGGAGACAAATCTCTTTCTCATAGAAGCGTATTATTCTCCGTATTATCCAAAGGGACATCTCATGTTTCCGGGTTTTTGGAAGCGGAAGATCCTTTGAACACGATGAAAGCTTTCACTCAGCTTGGATTGAAAGTGGAGAAAATTTCCAAGGGAGAATATGTTTTTACAAGCCCTGGCAAAAACTCTCTCCAATCTCCTAAATCCGTTTTGGATTTTGGGAACGCAGGAACCGGAATCAGATTATCCGCAGGTTTACTCTGTGGGATCTCAGGTGTTAAGGCCACTTTAACTGGAGATCATTCTCTCCAAAAAAGGCCGATGTCGCGTATTATAAAACCTTTAAATTCCATGGGAGCATCCATTTCTGGAAAGGAAGATAAGGCTCCTCTGGAGATCCTAGGAAAAAAATTAGCGGATTTTCATTATAAAAGTCCGATTGCTTCCGCCCAGGTAAAATCCTGTCTGATGTTGGCTGCAATGGCTTCCGAAACTTCTTTGGAATATGAAGAGGATATTCTTTCTAGGGACCATACTGAAAATATGTTCCGGTTTTTGGGAAATAAATTGACTTATCTTTCTCCCACTCATTTTAAAATGGAACCTCCTTATACTTTCGAGGCAAAGGAGTTCAAGGTGCCTGGAGATATTTCTTCCGCAGCATTCTTTTTGGTACTCGGAGTTTTATTAAAAGAAGGTTCCGTTCTCGTGAAAAATGTGGGATTAAATCCTTCTCGTATCGGGATTCTTCACGCGCTCGAAGCGATGGGTGCAAAAATTCTAGTCCATAATCAAAGGATAGAATGTGGAGAACCTGTGGGAGATCTGGAAGCCGTATCTTCTAATTTACGTTTTTCTGAAATTAAGGAAGAATGGATTCCTTCTCTTATTGATGAGATTCCGATTTTGACGATAGCGGGTCTTTTTGCAAAAGGTGGATTTATTATCCGTCATGCGGAAGAACTTCGTGCAAAAGAATCGGATCGAATTTCCGCAATGGTAGAAAATCTCAGGAACTTGGGGATTACAGTGCACGAATATCCGGACGGATATGAGATCCCTGAAATTGGTTCGAGTGTATATTCTTCGGAACTTTCTTCTTGGCTATCCGGGAACGCGGTGAATATTTTTACTAAGATGGATCATAGGATCGCAATGAGTTTTATGATCGTCCAAGCGGTAAGCGGTTTGAAAGTCCATCTGGATGAAACTTCTTGGATAGAAACTTCTTTTCCCGGATTCGAATCTTTGTTGGAAGGTTTTGTGCAATGA
- the cmk gene encoding (d)CMP kinase: MTENVIALDGPAGTGKSTVARELSKKLGFEYLDSGAFYRALTLHIYKIYKSKNSSISFADWLSGKEFLPLTVGVEIFCEFSEAGENHIFLNGEDVSVEIRTPEITREIKYIADKAVFREFVNSQLRKLSLTHRLVMDGRDIGTHVFPDARYKFFLTASSRVRAERRYNQLLEQGIRSDLEEIEKEIVIRDKSDTEREIAPLRKAEDAILIDTDNLPKNSVISKILGCLEPGIYNDSH; encoded by the coding sequence ATGACGGAAAACGTGATCGCATTAGATGGCCCTGCGGGAACAGGCAAGAGCACGGTAGCTCGAGAACTTTCTAAAAAACTGGGATTTGAATATTTGGATTCCGGAGCATTCTACCGTGCATTAACACTTCATATTTATAAAATTTATAAATCCAAAAATTCTTCGATCTCCTTTGCGGATTGGTTATCCGGCAAGGAGTTCCTTCCATTAACCGTAGGTGTAGAAATTTTCTGCGAATTTTCAGAAGCAGGTGAGAATCATATTTTCTTAAACGGAGAAGATGTTTCTGTAGAGATCAGAACTCCTGAAATTACAAGAGAGATCAAATACATCGCCGACAAAGCTGTATTTAGAGAATTTGTAAATTCTCAATTGAGAAAACTTTCTCTGACCCATCGGCTGGTAATGGACGGTAGAGACATAGGTACCCATGTATTTCCGGACGCTCGTTACAAATTCTTTTTGACGGCATCTTCTAGAGTTCGGGCCGAAAGAAGATATAATCAATTATTAGAGCAAGGTATTCGTTCGGATTTGGAAGAAATCGAAAAGGAAATCGTTATCCGTGACAAATCCGATACGGAAAGAGAAATCGCCCCCCTCCGGAAAGCTGAGGACGCAATCCTCATTGACACAGATAACCTGCCAAAAAATAGTGTAATTAGTAAGATCCTTGGGTGCCTAGAGCCTGGCATTTATAACGATTCGCACTAA
- a CDS encoding prephenate dehydrogenase, translating into MKTEFSRILIYGLGMMGASLSLALRKKNSSAEIVGVVGSTSSKEKGIRLKSADQIFTSEEFSKFPNWESYDLIVFGVPVNTTVEVISKLPSGFKGLLTDMGSTKQEIVHAVESVLTGEHRYISSHPMCGSEESGLEFGNADLYENRLCILTRPKGATDEAYSEIEKFWKFLGMSTTEIPAKDHDKILSYVSHVPHLIASLMTNWVWENGCVREFTQNSPLPLTGGGFRDMTRIAGSNPKMWSPIFSSNQEEIYKALSDYKDRLDKLLSELNPEKPLDLKHWESFMEKSHIDRDAILKKQNDSKNP; encoded by the coding sequence GTGAAAACCGAATTTTCTAGAATCCTGATTTACGGCCTGGGAATGATGGGTGCCTCCCTCTCTTTGGCCTTACGTAAAAAGAACTCTTCCGCAGAGATTGTGGGAGTGGTAGGATCTACTTCCAGTAAGGAGAAGGGGATCCGTCTTAAATCAGCTGATCAAATTTTCACATCCGAAGAATTTTCAAAATTTCCCAACTGGGAATCCTATGATCTGATCGTTTTCGGAGTTCCTGTCAATACGACGGTTGAAGTGATCTCTAAACTTCCTTCGGGATTTAAAGGTCTTTTGACTGATATGGGTTCCACTAAACAAGAGATCGTTCATGCAGTGGAGTCAGTTCTTACTGGAGAACATAGATATATTTCTTCTCATCCAATGTGCGGTTCTGAAGAATCAGGTTTAGAATTCGGGAATGCGGATCTTTATGAAAATCGACTTTGTATTTTGACGAGACCTAAAGGTGCAACTGACGAAGCATATTCGGAGATAGAAAAATTTTGGAAATTTTTAGGAATGTCTACTACTGAAATTCCTGCAAAAGACCACGATAAAATTTTGTCTTATGTATCTCATGTTCCTCATTTGATTGCTTCTCTTATGACGAATTGGGTCTGGGAAAACGGGTGTGTGAGAGAATTTACCCAAAATTCTCCTTTGCCTTTGACAGGCGGAGGATTTAGGGATATGACAAGAATTGCGGGTTCTAATCCTAAAATGTGGTCACCGATTTTTTCTTCCAACCAAGAAGAGATCTATAAGGCGCTTTCGGACTATAAGGATCGATTGGATAAACTTCTTTCGGAGTTAAATCCAGAAAAGCCGCTCGACCTAAAACATTGGGAGTCCTTCATGGAAAAATCTCATATCGATAGGGATGCAATTTTAAAGAAACAAAATGATTCCAAGAATCCTTAG
- a CDS encoding protein-glutamate methylesterase/protein-glutamine glutaminase: MVGTPADGSIRVVIIDDSLLVRNIISDQIKKESRIQVIATGKTGVDCIELATKLRPDIVILDVEMPVMDGLSALQELQKRKLGIPVMMLSVLTQHGAEATFKALEYGAIDFVPKPSSSNQFNPEEIGTVLRNRILAYFESLRPSHAGLDPKKLVDAVKSKIFKDEKKTVEAVCIGTSTGGPKALQTVFSDFPENFHLPIFVVQHMPVGFTKAFASRLNDHSKINVKEAEDGEEVRPGTGYVAPGDAHLKIESKAGRKWIALGREALVNGHRPSVEVLFDSAIREYGSALVGVIMTGMGKDGAAATLRMRETGASTVAQDEDSSVIFGMNRQAIEMGGVQFVEPVSAITSRILSILKERGN, translated from the coding sequence GTGGTAGGAACTCCCGCGGACGGGTCGATTCGGGTCGTGATCATAGACGACTCTCTTTTGGTGCGAAATATTATTTCGGATCAGATTAAAAAAGAGAGTAGGATCCAAGTTATAGCCACCGGTAAAACCGGAGTGGATTGTATCGAACTCGCAACAAAACTTAGACCGGATATCGTCATTTTAGATGTAGAGATGCCTGTAATGGACGGGCTCTCCGCATTACAAGAACTTCAGAAACGAAAATTGGGTATTCCGGTAATGATGCTCTCCGTTTTAACTCAACATGGAGCAGAAGCAACTTTCAAGGCTTTAGAATATGGAGCCATTGATTTCGTTCCGAAACCTTCTTCTAGTAATCAATTCAATCCGGAAGAAATCGGTACAGTCCTTAGAAATAGAATACTCGCTTATTTTGAAAGTTTGAGACCAAGTCATGCGGGCCTTGATCCGAAAAAACTCGTAGATGCGGTCAAAAGTAAAATTTTCAAAGATGAAAAAAAAACAGTCGAGGCTGTTTGTATCGGGACATCTACCGGCGGTCCAAAAGCATTACAGACCGTTTTTTCTGATTTTCCGGAGAATTTTCATCTACCAATTTTCGTCGTACAACATATGCCTGTGGGTTTTACGAAAGCCTTTGCTTCTCGTTTAAACGATCACTCCAAAATCAATGTAAAGGAAGCCGAAGACGGAGAAGAAGTTCGTCCCGGAACAGGTTACGTGGCTCCGGGTGATGCACATTTGAAGATCGAATCTAAGGCCGGACGTAAATGGATTGCCTTAGGTAGGGAAGCACTGGTAAATGGACACAGGCCCTCAGTCGAAGTTTTATTCGACAGCGCAATCCGGGAATACGGGAGCGCCTTAGTCGGTGTGATTATGACCGGCATGGGAAAAGATGGAGCGGCGGCGACTCTCAGAATGAGAGAGACTGGAGCTTCTACTGTTGCCCAAGACGAGGACAGCTCCGTGATCTTCGGAATGAATCGCCAAGCCATCGAAATGGGTGGGGTTCAATTCGTAGAACCTGTAAGCGCAATAACATCAAGGATACTTTCCATTCTTAAAGAAAGGGGAAACTAA
- a CDS encoding response regulator: protein MARILVVDDAKFMRTMVKDALVAGGHEIVGEAENGNIAVDQYKAIKPDLVTMDITMREKDGIEAAQEIFKLDPKARIIMVTALGQEELLAKAIKMGVKDFVVKPFSPERLQQAAEKALNS, encoded by the coding sequence ATGGCCAGAATTCTCGTAGTAGACGATGCAAAATTCATGAGGACCATGGTGAAGGACGCACTCGTCGCCGGAGGGCATGAGATCGTCGGCGAGGCCGAAAACGGAAACATCGCTGTTGATCAGTACAAAGCGATCAAGCCGGACCTAGTCACCATGGATATCACCATGAGAGAAAAAGACGGGATCGAAGCAGCCCAGGAAATTTTCAAATTGGATCCGAAAGCGCGTATCATCATGGTAACCGCTCTTGGTCAGGAAGAACTTCTTGCGAAAGCAATCAAGATGGGAGTGAAGGATTTTGTAGTAAAACCTTTCTCACCAGAAAGATTGCAACAGGCGGCAGAAAAAGCACTGAATTCCTAA